A genomic region of Armatimonadota bacterium contains the following coding sequences:
- a CDS encoding putative PEP-binding protein, translating into LHEFLPNREELIEQVATLRVKSPASRKLKSLEKMLAAVEGMAEMNPMLGLRGCRLSIMMPEIVEMQTRAIMEAACNCKQRGVDVHVKIMIPLIGHVNELKFVRERLEPVAKQVMKEQGCRIDYRFGTMIEIPRAALTAGEVAGVAQFFSFGTNDLTQTVFGFSRDDAEGKFLLKYVEDHILPVNPFQTLDREGVGALIKMAVTAGRAANPKLEVGICGEHGGDPDSIEFCHQVGLDYVSCSPFRVPVARLAAAQAALADTSFRDK; encoded by the coding sequence CGCTGCACGAGTTCCTGCCCAACCGCGAGGAGCTGATCGAGCAGGTGGCGACCCTGCGCGTGAAGTCACCCGCGTCGCGCAAGCTCAAGTCGCTGGAGAAGATGCTGGCGGCGGTGGAGGGCATGGCGGAGATGAACCCCATGCTCGGCCTGCGCGGCTGCCGCCTGAGCATCATGATGCCCGAGATCGTGGAGATGCAGACGCGCGCCATCATGGAGGCGGCCTGCAACTGCAAGCAGCGCGGGGTGGACGTCCACGTCAAGATCATGATCCCGCTCATCGGCCATGTCAACGAGCTCAAGTTCGTGCGCGAGCGCCTCGAACCCGTCGCCAAGCAGGTGATGAAGGAGCAGGGCTGTCGGATTGACTATCGCTTCGGCACCATGATCGAGATCCCCCGCGCCGCCCTTACCGCGGGCGAGGTCGCCGGCGTCGCCCAATTCTTCTCCTTCGGCACCAACGACCTCACGCAGACCGTTTTCGGCTTCTCGCGCGACGACGCCGAGGGCAAGTTCCTGCTCAAGTACGTCGAGGATCACATCCTGCCCGTCAATCCCTTCCAGACCCTCGACCGCGAGGGCGTCGGCGCGCTCATCAAGATGGCCGTGACCGCGGGCCGCGCCGCCAACCCCAAGCTTGAGGTCGGCATCTGCGGCGAGCACGGCGGCGACCCCGACAGCATCGAGTTCTGCCACCAGGTCGGCCTCGACTACGTGAGCTGCTCGCCCTTCCGCGTGCCCGTCGCGCGTCTGGCGGCGGCGCAGGCGGCGCTGGCGGATACGTCGTTCAGGGATAAGTAG